Proteins encoded in a region of the Mycolicibacterium chitae genome:
- the drmB gene encoding DUF1998 domain-containing protein yields the protein MNSAKARRSQLLSTYGVGGLFPAESTSFMIAGLHVWNVERAEHISEPRLARALGVTELKAPPAGGKRDIPVIRYPYTQVCPKCRRIGSLGDLSKDKGEARCKVDNVDLSPFRLMGACRNGHVSEFPVFRWLHKGQQEQSVGDDHVMRLNVLGRTSSLGDLVLDCTCGVEKRSLEGAIGSGSLMDFGKCSGFRPWLGADATESCDEFPRAVQRGASNVWFPAVRSSISIPPYSEALAKFVDKHWEMVKDPAAVIPPVIAGLAAMSKGRFSADQITREIERRRGEDEDDEEISEAKLRADEYKALVEGREEESLDSDFVCLRRDVPDGFESLITDVRKVTRLREVGALQGFTRLDGAPDPSGPAQKLCALAPTHLHWLPAIEVIGEGVFLAFRRTALVEWAEGDFAQKRLSILQRAADRAAADYGRPPAPVDIIKVAIHTLSHIIIDQLSLDAGYPAAALRERLFVDDKVAGLLVYTASSDSAGSLGGVASMAETEQLEAALREGLQRLSWCSSDPVCIELTGSGTEGLNLAACHACVLAPETSCEMNNSFLDRALLFGTHDAGCEDAGLFSELVERAR from the coding sequence ATGAATAGTGCGAAGGCCCGCCGTAGCCAGCTGCTGAGCACGTACGGTGTCGGCGGCCTGTTCCCGGCCGAATCGACCAGTTTCATGATTGCCGGCCTCCACGTGTGGAACGTCGAAAGAGCAGAACACATCTCCGAGCCGCGATTGGCCAGGGCACTCGGAGTTACCGAGCTCAAGGCACCGCCCGCCGGTGGCAAGCGCGATATCCCGGTAATCCGCTATCCGTACACCCAGGTGTGTCCCAAGTGCCGGCGCATCGGTTCACTCGGGGACCTCTCGAAGGACAAGGGTGAGGCCAGATGCAAGGTCGACAACGTCGACCTGAGTCCGTTCAGGCTCATGGGTGCTTGCCGAAATGGTCACGTGAGCGAGTTCCCCGTTTTCCGGTGGTTGCACAAGGGGCAGCAGGAGCAGAGCGTCGGTGATGACCATGTCATGAGGCTCAACGTGCTGGGACGGACCTCGTCGCTCGGTGACTTGGTCCTCGACTGCACGTGTGGCGTCGAGAAACGCAGCCTAGAGGGGGCGATCGGCTCGGGGTCCCTCATGGATTTCGGTAAGTGCAGTGGGTTTCGGCCGTGGCTCGGAGCTGATGCGACCGAGAGCTGTGACGAGTTCCCCCGCGCGGTCCAGCGCGGTGCCTCCAACGTCTGGTTCCCCGCCGTGCGGTCCTCCATCTCCATACCGCCGTACTCGGAGGCGCTGGCGAAGTTCGTGGACAAGCACTGGGAAATGGTGAAAGACCCGGCCGCCGTGATCCCGCCTGTGATCGCCGGATTGGCTGCGATGTCCAAGGGGCGGTTCAGCGCCGACCAGATTACACGTGAGATCGAACGGCGTCGTGGTGAGGACGAAGACGACGAGGAGATCTCGGAGGCCAAGCTTCGAGCGGACGAATACAAGGCACTGGTCGAAGGACGTGAGGAGGAGAGCCTCGATTCGGACTTCGTCTGTCTACGACGCGATGTCCCTGATGGTTTCGAGTCCCTGATCACTGACGTGCGGAAAGTGACCAGGCTCCGAGAAGTCGGTGCGCTGCAAGGGTTCACCCGGCTGGACGGAGCTCCAGACCCGTCGGGGCCCGCGCAGAAATTATGCGCGCTCGCACCCACGCATCTGCACTGGTTACCCGCGATCGAGGTGATCGGCGAAGGCGTGTTCCTCGCGTTTCGGCGCACCGCGCTCGTCGAGTGGGCCGAGGGTGACTTCGCGCAAAAGCGACTCAGCATCCTGCAGAGGGCGGCCGACCGCGCGGCTGCGGACTACGGCCGTCCGCCGGCTCCCGTCGACATCATCAAGGTCGCGATCCACACCCTGTCGCACATCATCATCGATCAGTTGTCGCTCGACGCGGGGTATCCGGCCGCTGCGCTCCGGGAACGACTCTTCGTGGACGACAAGGTGGCAGGCCTGCTCGTGTACACGGCAAGCTCGGACTCTGCGGGAAGCCTGGGCGGGGTTGCCTCTATGGCCGAGACCGAACAGCTCGAGGCGGCGCTCAGAGAAGGTCTGCAACGTCTGTCGTGGTGTTCCTCGGATCCCGTTTGCATCGAGTTGACGGGCTCGGGTACCGAAGGGCTGAATCTCGCAGCATGTCACGCGTGCGTGCTCGCGCCGGAGACCTCCTGCGAGATGAACAACTCCTTCCTGGACCGGGCGTTGCTGTTCGGGACCCACGATGCGGGCTGTGAGGATGCGGGATTGTTTAGTGAGCTGGTGGAGAGAGCGCGCTGA
- a CDS encoding 3'-5' exonuclease, producing the protein MANLVIASNSKGMSKLDGSIKNKVYDFFEKLAADDTQPSLHIEPLHVAIDPRVRTGRVDLHYRAVLFRVDDKSSGPTYIYMGTWSHDDAIKLAERATLRVNPINGTLEGLIGESAPAEPMPVAPVEQPVSKPALSYLAGVGYTLADLTDGLGISPALAAKSMEAPDESALLEVAATGLEWEGSALLELATGVAIETIRENHGFAKEPVDTSLDEDQQIIAALERPASKMQFAFIEDNEELRRVIEGGDFAAWRTFLHPEQRKYVESDFSGAFRLSGGAGTGKTVVAIHRARRLARDKPDARIILTTYNATLAQGLKTDLEALDPGVLIADRPGDPGVHVGGIDALGRDVLYRSGDAATEACRRVFGPVAEFGSKRTASDAVWRDVAQSVDSGLDAKLASPAFLESEYVAVVLANRITTLEQYAKIARPGRGVRLSRPQRIAVWKLVEAFRRQSQMDETISFPEVLALAAEALRVRAERDGSYLADHVIVDEAQDLHATHWALLRALVAEGPNDLFIAEDSHQRIYGSPVVLSRFGIKIVGRSRRLTLNYRTTAQNLHFAVSVLSGAEYRDLEQGEESTSDYRSARNGPVPELIPCSDLGAELETVAAKVKSWLVEDGVEPESIAVLTRSQDERDRFVRGLGERGVSARAVDKNASIPGQPLVMTMHRAKGMEFSRVVLVGADEKHVPLPASVRNVPEEERAEALLRERSLLYVASSRARDALVVTWSGKKSQLLGP; encoded by the coding sequence GTGGCGAATCTGGTTATCGCATCGAACAGTAAAGGCATGTCCAAGCTGGACGGTTCGATCAAGAACAAGGTGTACGACTTCTTCGAGAAACTTGCCGCCGACGACACTCAGCCCTCCCTGCACATCGAACCGCTCCACGTCGCCATCGACCCCCGCGTGCGGACGGGGCGCGTCGACCTGCACTATCGCGCGGTGCTGTTCCGCGTCGACGACAAGTCCAGCGGGCCCACGTATATCTACATGGGCACCTGGAGCCACGACGACGCCATCAAACTCGCCGAACGTGCCACCCTGCGGGTCAATCCCATCAACGGCACTCTCGAAGGTTTGATCGGTGAGTCCGCTCCTGCAGAGCCAATGCCGGTTGCTCCCGTCGAGCAACCGGTTTCGAAGCCGGCACTGTCTTATCTTGCCGGGGTCGGCTACACCCTCGCCGACTTGACCGACGGGTTGGGCATCAGCCCCGCGCTGGCAGCCAAGTCGATGGAAGCACCGGACGAGTCGGCGCTTTTGGAGGTCGCGGCGACTGGGCTCGAATGGGAGGGTAGTGCGCTGCTCGAACTCGCCACGGGTGTCGCGATCGAGACGATCCGGGAGAACCATGGGTTCGCCAAAGAACCGGTGGACACATCCCTCGATGAGGACCAGCAGATCATCGCCGCCCTGGAGCGCCCGGCCTCGAAGATGCAGTTTGCGTTCATCGAGGACAACGAAGAGCTTCGCCGAGTCATCGAAGGCGGCGACTTTGCGGCGTGGCGCACCTTCCTGCACCCCGAGCAACGCAAGTATGTCGAGTCGGATTTCTCTGGCGCATTCCGTCTTTCAGGGGGTGCCGGCACCGGTAAGACTGTCGTCGCCATCCATCGGGCACGCCGCCTGGCGCGCGACAAGCCGGACGCCCGGATCATCCTGACCACCTACAACGCCACTCTCGCCCAAGGGCTGAAGACCGACCTCGAGGCGCTGGATCCCGGTGTGCTTATCGCCGATAGACCCGGAGATCCCGGAGTGCATGTGGGCGGTATCGACGCACTCGGCAGGGATGTGCTGTACCGCTCGGGAGACGCCGCGACAGAGGCTTGCAGGCGAGTGTTCGGTCCGGTCGCCGAGTTCGGTTCCAAGAGGACAGCATCTGACGCGGTGTGGCGAGACGTCGCACAGTCGGTCGATTCGGGTCTGGATGCCAAACTCGCCAGTCCCGCATTTCTCGAGAGTGAGTACGTAGCGGTAGTTCTGGCGAATCGCATCACCACGCTGGAGCAGTACGCCAAGATTGCGCGACCGGGTCGCGGGGTGCGGCTCAGCCGTCCGCAGCGCATCGCCGTCTGGAAGCTGGTCGAGGCGTTCCGTCGGCAAAGTCAGATGGACGAAACAATCAGTTTCCCGGAAGTCCTCGCGCTCGCCGCCGAAGCGCTGCGCGTCCGTGCCGAGCGTGATGGCAGCTACCTGGCGGACCACGTCATCGTGGACGAGGCGCAGGATCTGCATGCCACGCACTGGGCATTACTGAGGGCGTTGGTGGCAGAAGGCCCCAACGACCTGTTCATCGCCGAGGACTCGCACCAACGGATCTACGGCAGTCCGGTTGTGTTGAGCCGCTTCGGGATCAAGATTGTCGGTCGATCCCGTCGACTGACACTGAATTATCGGACTACGGCGCAGAACCTCCACTTCGCGGTGAGCGTGCTTTCCGGTGCGGAGTATCGTGATCTCGAACAGGGGGAGGAGTCGACCAGTGACTATCGCTCCGCGCGCAATGGCCCAGTCCCGGAGTTGATTCCGTGTTCTGACTTGGGTGCCGAACTCGAGACGGTGGCGGCGAAGGTCAAGTCATGGTTGGTGGAGGACGGTGTGGAGCCCGAAAGCATCGCCGTGCTCACCCGCAGTCAGGACGAACGCGATCGTTTCGTTCGAGGGCTCGGCGAGCGCGGCGTTTCTGCGCGCGCCGTCGACAAGAACGCGTCGATACCGGGTCAACCGCTCGTGATGACCATGCACCGGGCGAAGGGGATGGAATTTTCCAGGGTGGTACTGGTGGGCGCCGACGAGAAGCACGTACCGTTGCCGGCGTCCGTGCGCAACGTGCCCGAGGAGGAGCGCGCCGAGGCGCTTCTGCGGGAACGCTCATTGCTCTATGTTGCTAGCAGCCGCGCGCGGGATGCGTTGGTGGTCACGTGGAGTGGAAAGAAGTCGCAACTATTGGGGCCGTAG